ACCCCTGTCTGTTAACACACCAAGCTCCTCTTCCGGGTGGTAACCGGGCATCCACCTTGAGTATTCGGCGCAGGGCGTGATGCACGGGTGGAAATACATCTCACTTACCCCCTCCGGCATGTCCGTTATGAGAGAGCTTACAAATCCGGCGTTCATGTCCCCGCTCTGCAAAAACCCGTACACCCTGTCGGTGAAGAGAAACCCGTTGCGCTTCAATGGCCCTATACAGCGTCTTGATAGCATGGAAAACGTGGCGTGGTGAAAGAGCTTGGAGGCAATCCTGCTCCCATCGTACTTCAGTGTGCGGAACAGGACGTCTCTTGGCAGTCTGAAATTCTTCGTCTCAAGCCCGCCGGTGAGCTCAAGTATTATGTCGAATACCCTGGGGTGGACGTGTATGTTGAGATGGCCGTTAATGAAATCGAGCCGGAGTCCGGTGGATAGGAATTTGTCTATCTGTGCCCCGACCTCGTCTCTAATCTCACTGATTGCGGACGGGCGGAAGAAGTACCTTAGTCCCGCAAGCGCGGGGTTATTGCGGAAATTGTCATCTTGATCGACCAGGCCGGGTATTTTTTTGTGAGGGAGTACGG
The Candidatus Bathyanammoxibius amoris DNA segment above includes these coding regions:
- the hpnK gene encoding hopanoid biosynthesis-associated protein HpnK, encoding MKVLIVTADDFGVSSNINEAIIKAHAEGILTSASLAVGGPAFEHAVELAKANPELSVGLHIVLAQGKSVLPHKKIPGLVDQDDNFRNNPALAGLRYFFRPSAISEIRDEVGAQIDKFLSTGLRLDFINGHLNIHVHPRVFDIILELTGGLETKNFRLPRDVLFRTLKYDGSRIASKLFHHATFSMLSRRCIGPLKRNGFLFTDRVYGFLQSGDMNAGFVSSLITDMPEGVSEMYFHPCITPCAEYSRWMPGYHPEEELGVLTDRGKKIGELLRSNSIRLADYTVLRETNPA